In Phoenix dactylifera cultivar Barhee BC4 chromosome 1, palm_55x_up_171113_PBpolish2nd_filt_p, whole genome shotgun sequence, the genomic stretch GTTTCAGCCTGCCCGTAGTTTCCACCTGTGCTCCTAATTATCTCTTTCAGCAAATTTGTCTCTAAAAAATTCTTGGAAACGCACACCCATACTCGTATAGGAaagttttcttttattctttcatCTTGGTATACATTAGAAGCAAGAGTAGTTTTGCCTATTCCACCCATCCCAACAATCCCCAAAATCCaaagtttttgttcatcttctttgaCTATCGACTCCACAAGACTCTGGGTAGCCTCTTCAATTTGTGTCCCTACGATATCAGAACTGTCCTCAATGGGAAAAGTCTGACGAGGATTCACTCCGCTCTCTTGGACATCTTGGTTAGTGTATTCCAGTTTAGGCAGTATTGATCTATCCTCTGCAATCTCTTTCAGCCTCTTATTAAGATCTCTAATTTTGTCACCAATTTCATAGCGGAACTTCATACAACCgaagcaagaaaataaagggAAGGGATGGCATACCGCAGAAACGGGATGATGGCCTTCCAATAATTTGCCGCCTTCGATGATGCAAAGGTCGATGATATCATCTGCATCATACATGATATCTTTCAACTCCCTCACCCAATTACCGATATTTGTGTcttcatgcctcttccgctctgCATGTTCAAGAAAACCTCTGATCCTTTCCAGTCTTCTCTGAAGCTTCTGGAGCTCATCCTTCACTTTGAGCATGATTGACGCCTCACCCTCTACAAAATCTGCGAGTTTGTTCATGTATCTTCCCACGAAAGCATGTAAGATCATTGCCATCTTTTGAGAAGGGAAACTCTTGAGGCACCCCGGATCCTTGCAAGCCTATGTATAAAAATCCAAAGGCCCTATCTTTCGTGGTAACATAAACATGGTCAAGAATCGCTACAGAAGAAAGATAAAGATACTtgttggaagaaggaaaaagaaggaaaaaaacaaaggaCAACTTGTTGATTGATAAATACTTCCTCCACCATTACTTAAttgaaaaaagaaggaaaaggacaACTCTATAGCACCAGATTCCCCTTGCCGGCTATATTGGTTTTATTTAATTAGTTATCATGACATCAATCTGTTCATCTGCTGTTATTATAACAGGTAAAAACAGCAATCATGGCATCCATTATTTCATAACGTGTAatttaatattaataattcattaTACGCGCGGGTTGACGCTGGCGACTTAGAGGATGAGAAACGACTGGATATTTATGAACGTAGAATGGTTGAAAtttcaatttaaataaagctAGTGGAGAGAGGTAGGCATCGATGTAGACTGGCCACCAACCATGAAGCTAATATAACTTACagcaataatttataattttgttgGATTATTAAGTTTATTATTCCGGTGGAAGGTTAAGGAGATAAGGAACAATAATGTTGCATCTTTGCTCATCTTCAAGTCGGATTACTACAAAATTTGATGTATGCAACCTTTCCCGAGGATTGACATATTGCttcaatatatataatttatcaaataaCAAAGTTATTAGCACGGATTTGGTTACCCGCCACTAATATGTAAAATTTATCTAATGTAAAATTTAGCTTGGATTAGTTTAACAACTATTAATATAATGTCCCAAACTGGCAACTTGGCCTCATACATGATAAGGCCATCGAATCCCGAACACACACACCcacaaataattaaatataaaccaTAGCAAATAATTAATACCGAAATATATGCAATTATCAAAAAATCACACACCAGCAATCCAGCGTAAGTCCAATAAACTGAAAAAAAGGACATATGCATCATATATCAAAATAACTGTTTTATGATATTTTATGTAACATCAAATTAACCATTTTATTCGAtagtgatttaaaataacttattTGTCATTTTTTGATTAGCAAGATCCAGATCCAATAATGGTTATCTTTCGACGTTGGGCTAACTCCGATCACGTTTTTACCCTATGACAAGGTAATCAGTAGCGTTATATTTTTCACCCATAACGGGGCAATCAATAATGCCATATTTCTAGCTTGTAATAAGGCAGTTAATAGTAACAAGATTAGTCTAGAGTCAACACCTATCAAATATGTTCACATGCGCATATCCAATATTCTAGTTTTGGCTTTAGACTAACTACTCGACACCTATCAAATAGGTTCACATGCGCATATCCAATATTCTCTTTTTTGGCTTTAGACTAACTATAGTCATATTTCACGCCTGTGACGAGGCAATCAATAGTACTACATTTAGACCGTGGCAAGGCTATCCAGAATATCGCGCTCTAGTCCATGACTAGCAATTCACAATAATATCGACAGTCTAGGACCTTCACCCATCCATTTATTTTGAGAAtgcatattaattatattaagtTATATTTGGTCTTGGACTGAGTCTTAGTCATGTCTTTCGCCTGTGATAAGATAATAGAGTGTCATATTTCATGCCTATGATGGGGCAATCCATAATAACATGACTAGTCCAAAGTAGCCCACCCAATCATTCAGTTATGCAAGTCccattttattaattaaatatattaaaatgttcacattatataatttaaaacattgctaatttctatacataatATAAATTCATTTATTTTCTATAACATACATGCATATGTTAGAATCACACAGACATATATATATCTGAATTAATATACAAGTAAGCATGCATGCAAAGAGATTCTCACCTCTACCTGTGACAAAATACAAACAAGGTATCTATCCATCCATGTATACCCCTAACATATCCAAATCAAtttgatattaatattttacataaattgATAAAGTAATTATccttatcaaaatcaatgaaactAATCTTAATCTCTAGGTTCTTCCCAAACTGACACCTAAACTACACAATTATGGTGATTAGGGCCTTTTACTATAATTAAAGGGTTTGGGT encodes the following:
- the LOC103699963 gene encoding putative disease resistance protein RGA1, whose amino-acid sequence is MAMILHAFVGRYMNKLADFVEGEASIMLKVKDELQKLQRRLERIRGFLEHAERKRHEDTNIGNWVRELKDIMYDADDIIDLCIIEGGKLLEGHHPVSAVCHPFPLFSCFGCMKFRYEIGDKIRDLNKRLKEIAEDRSILPKLEYTNQDVQESGVNPRQTFPIEDSSDIVGTQIEEATQSLVESIVKEDEQKLWILGIVGMGGIGKTTLASNVYQDERIKENFPIRVWVCVSKNFLETNLLKEIIRSTGGNYGQAETKAELIPYLSSVLSRRFVIVLDDIWEAKVWEDLLRYPLKSATASGRVVITTRDINAAKNMRARVHHVDKMGSDEGWALFCKKVFGDDEKEEIFNLKKIGMKIVDKCDGLPLAIKTIAGVLRSKERSSIAWNNVLRSDAWSMSQLQTELPGALFLSYEDLSSDLKQCFLICSLYPEDYRMHRDDLVRYWLAEGFVKSQEDV